The genomic segment TGGACGGGTAGGACAGGTGTTAGTAAATATGTTAAGAAATCAAGGACAAACGGTGTTAGTGATTGAAAATAGTGAAGCTGCAATTCAAAAATTAAGACTACAACAAATCCCCTATATTTTTGGTGATGCTGACTCAGATTTAGTCTTAGAAAAAGTTCATTTAGAACGGGCTAAAGCTTTGGCTGTCGCCCTTCCTGACCCCGCCAGTACCCGAATTTTATTACAACGGGCGTTATCCCTCGCCCCCGATTTAAAAATTGTGGTTCGCGCCCATGAAAATATGGAAGTGGAAATTTTAACTCAATTAGGGGCGTGGGAAGTGGTACAACCGGAATTTGAAGCCGCCTTAGAAATTGGGGCGAATTTATTAGCGGTATTAGGGAAAAATACGGATGTAATTCAATCCGTTATTCGGTCAATTCGTACCGGACGTTATCGTAGTGTTCTCCCTGAAAAAATCACGAATTTAGAATTAAGAGCATTACAGGAAGCAACGGAAAATTTAAACACAAATTGGGTCGGAATTCACCCGGATTCTCCTTTAGTGGGGTTAACCTTAGCTAAAGCAAATATTCGTCATCTCACTGGGGTAACAATTATGGAAATTGAACGGGAAAACGAAAGGTTAAATTATCCAACACCAGATACTGAATTTCAAGTCAATGATCGAGTTTTAGCTGTGGGTTCAAAGGATGAAATTGATCTATTTAAAACCTTAATGGGTCAAGCTTCTTGGTTAAGTCGAGATAAAATTCGTTGGGTTCCTTTAGAGGAAACGTCTCCGTTAGTGGGTTTATCGTTAACACCTGAAGAGTTAACCAATAATTCAACGGGAATTATTGCTATTAGACGACAAGGAAACCTTTATAAATCGGTCAATAAACCCTTTAAGTTAAAAGAGGGGGATGTTTTATTATTACAAACGCCCTTAGAAGATGTGGAAAAATTGATGCAAGAACGCTCAGTCAGTTCCGTTTAAATTTGTTAAAATAAAAGCGATCGCTGATTAATAATATTATTATGAGTCCTGTTCAAACCCAACTCCCAACTGATACCTGGGTAACAGCAACCTGGGAAGAATACCTCGCTGCATTGGATAATCCCGCCTATGCTAAAGCCAGAGGTTACTATTTTAATGGACGCATGAGGTTAGAAATGTCACCCCTTGGAAACCCCCATTCTCGTGATCACGCCACCATTATTGCAGCCCTTTATCTATTTGCTGCATTGCGGAATATTGATTTAGATGCTCATGATAACTGCACCTACCGTAAACGAGGGTTTGATGACGCACAACCGGATGCTTCTTTTTATATGGGTGAAAATGCAGAAATCATTCCTTGGGAAACTACAATTATTGATTTAGATCAGTTTCCTGCGCCTGATTTAGTGATAGAGGTTGCCTATTCTTCTTTAGCAGATGATCAAGGGGAAAAACGGTTACTTTATGAATCTTTAGGGGTAAAAGAATATTGGATTATTGATGTACAAGCCGTTAAAATTATTGCATTTAAGGTTGAGAATAGAGGTAGTTATAGAATTGAACAATCGCAAGTTTTACCAGGGTTAGAGATGGGAATATTAGAAGAAGCATTTCGTCGCAGTCGTCAAACGAATCATGGGAAAGTTAGTGCTTGGTTGTTATCGCAATTTCAGGGTTAATTTTTGTGAAAAATATTAAAATATTGTAGGGTGGGTGAGAACATGAAGCTTTGAAGCTAGTCGCTAATTTTATTAACTCACCCATCCTAAAAGTTAGAAACTTACTAAAAATGGCAATTGATAATTTAGGCAAAGAATCAATTATTGAATTTGGATTGCAAAAAATTCTAAAAATATATGAACATATTTATGATGAATTATATGACTGGTATTATGCTTGGTATGAAGATATTTTATTTGATTATATTTATTTTAAATTCGATCTGGACTTGTTTAGAATCCCCAGAAACTATGTATCCAATATAGTAGATATAGAATATGAAACGAGTTATTTTGACTTTAGGATATTAGACTGGCTTAAAACAAATTGGACTAAATTGGTTCAATCAAGATTTTATAACTTTATAGATCATTGTGAAATTAAAATAGATTTAGTTGTTTTTGTATTTGTTTATTTTAAAAAGATTTATGATTTTGATTTTAATAGTAATTTAGACATATTTAAAGAAGTATATATACGTCTATTCCAAGAATTGGATATAGAGATTTATTCTGTAATAGAATTAATTAATTTTAAATTGGGAATAAATGAAATAGACCCAGGAAAAGATTACGAAGACAATCAATTATTAGATATTATTAATAATAATATTGTTGATTTAATTATTTTACAAACTAGAAAAATATCTGAATGTTTAGAATTGGTTTTTGGAGGAAAATATTATTTAGATAAATCAATGGAAGAAACACTAAAAATAGAAATTGATCATAGCTTTTTGGAAAATGAATTTGATGATTTTGAAAGAGAGAATACAGAATTTTATGAACAAGAAATAAAAATAAAACAAATTTTAGATAATTGGGAGGAAGTAGAAATTGATGAGTCATTGTTAGCGGCTAGAAAATTGGCTTACTATTTTGATGGTCAAATTATTGACTTATTAGAATATAATGATAAAAATTTTTTTACAGGAGACAAAAAAAATATGCAATCTAAAAATTTACCCGCATTCAGTTATGATTCTGTACTTCCTAAGTATTTATTTTCTAGTCAAACTTTTGAAATTATAGAGCAGTTATCTATTAAGTACAATCAAGGTTTGTCATCATTCCTTAGTTTTACTCAAAAAAACAATGAGAAAATAGAGGAATTTATTGAACAACCTTTTAATCAACTGTGTTGTGCTGTTTTTAATAAACTTCCTAGAATAATAACTTCCCGTTATACACAGCCAAAATGGTATCAAGCAGAATTAAAGCAAGCATTAGGGGTTGATAATATTTTATATATCAAGCTTAATCAAAATTCTTTATCTTTTGGTGTTGACAAAAATAAGCAGAGAGATTTACTTTTCAATAACTTAATTAATAGAGAAACTTCATGGGAGTTAGGGAATTGTGTTGATTTAGAATCTTTATTTTCCTTATCTCATCATGAAATAGTTATTAGCAAAAATGATTTAATAAATTACTCAACTAATAAAATTATTAATTTAATTGAAGAAAAATTTAGAAATCACCATAACTTGATTAAATCTGACTTATTGATTAAATATAACTTACACGAATGTTCTAAAGAAACAGGAATTGATGAAGCTGAACTTCAGAGATGGGTAAACAATATTAACCGTAAAGGACAAATTATTTTACAAGGGCCACCGGGAACCGGAAAAACCTTTATTGCAAAAAAATTAGCTGAACATTTCACTAGAGGTAGAGATGGTTTTTCAGAAATCATTCAATTTCATCCTTCCTATAGTTATGAAGACTTTATTCAAGGAATACGTCCTCAAACTGAAAACGGACAATTAACTTATGATCTCGTCCCTGGTCGGTTTTTAGAATTTTGCCAAAAAGCCGAATCTTATGATGATATTTGTGTTTTAATTATTGATGAAATTAATCGAGCAAATTTATCAAATGTGTTTGGGGAGTTAATGTATTTATTAGAATATCGAGATCAAGAAATTAATTTAGCGGGTAGTAATGAACCCTTTAAGATTCCTGAAAATGTTAGAATTATTGGGACAATGAACACAGCAGATCGTTCTATTGCGTTAGTTGATCATGCGTTGCGTCGCCGTTTTGGTTTTATTAAAATTGCTCCAAATTACAATATTTTAAAACGTTATCATGAAAACAAGGAAATCAACTTTTCAATAGATCAACTCATTCAAGTTCTTCAAGATATTAACAAAATGATTAATGATCCGAATTATGAAATTGGGATATCCTTCTTTATGATAGGGAATATTAAGGATAATCTTCAAGATATTTGGGAAATGGAAATCGAACCCTATTTAGAAGAATATTTTTATAATTCACTGGATAAAATAGAGGAATTTCGATGGGATAAGGTTAAAATAAAACTCGATTATAATTCTATTGATTATTCACCTTTCTGATACCGAATAGGGAGGATAATATTCAGGATATTTGGGAAATGGAAATCGAACCCTATTTAGAGGAATATTTTTATAATGCACTGGATAAAATAGATCAATTTCGATGGAATCAGGTTAAAATTAAACTGGGTTTAAATGCTGATGAAAATAATTGAACTGATAGAATATAAACCTAAATTCTTTAAACCAGAGGAATTAGAAGAAGCGATCGCAGATCTCATTTGTCGTAATTATTCTACATATATTAAGATTGAGTATCCATCCCCCAAAACCCAGAAACAATATAAACTCACTGCTAAAAGCTATGTGGGTTTTATTCCGTTAACGCCGGATATTCAGATTTTGCTAAAACCTAAAGTTCCCATTGCTAATTTATTTAGGATGTTGGAATATACCTATAATTTAAAAAGTTTTCAACTCCTAGACGGATCTGTTCATTGTGAAACTATCCCAGAATTTTATAATCGATTAGCTGATATTTTAACACAAAAAATATTAGAACAAAGCCGAAAAGGATTTTATCGAACTTAGGAATGAAAAACCAATAAGGTGACTAATTGAGAAATAGTTTACAGTGGATCAAGGTTTCCAGGGTTTAGTTGTGCAAGTTNTAAACAAATCGAGTCGCCGTTCCAATACTTTCATCTAACCAATCTTCTAATAGCGCAGCTTGGGTCTGTTGCTGAAGATCACTGAGAAATAAAGGAGGTTGAGGATAATGGTGTTCTAAATACTTAAAAATTTGAGTAGAATCTGCAATAGCCTGGGGTTGACCCTCTAATTGAGGCAATAAAACGGGAACCGTTGTCAGTCCCGTTAAAGGTTTTAGTTTGAGAGTATGAAGGCCAGGGGTGAGATTTTCCACTTGATAAGAAATCCCTTTGTAGCCCAAGGCTAAACGAGCCTTCCGACAGTAATGGGATGTACTAAACTGCAACAGGAGCATAAAAAAATAAAACTGATCAACGATTAATAGGGGAAACTGCAATTTAACAATATTTTGGGGTTTTTTCGTGATTAGATAGTTACTAAGTCAGTTTAAAAATAAAAGGTTAGAGGGTTCTGTTGGACATAATTCCTACCGAGCCTGACCCCTGTTTCCATTGCCCCACACTGAAAGCTGAAGTCAAGGTAGGTAAATTGTATGGCTGTTGCGTTTAAATCCACTTCTTCTCCTCAACGCAGACCTTCTCGTCCCGTTCATCTTCCTTCCACTCAAAATAAAGTTGTTTCCTTTGACCAAGCTCGGAAAAAACGGGTGACAACTCGCGTAACAAATTCTGCACCGTTGGTTGAGCCTCTGTCTCCCCCACCCACACCAACCGTCGTCAAAGTGTTGCCCAAGCCGAAGCCACAACCCTTATGGTTAAGCTCTATGATTGCTTTACAACGGGCTTCATCTGTT from the Planktothrix tepida PCC 9214 genome contains:
- a CDS encoding Uma2 family endonuclease, translated to MSPVQTQLPTDTWVTATWEEYLAALDNPAYAKARGYYFNGRMRLEMSPLGNPHSRDHATIIAALYLFAALRNIDLDAHDNCTYRKRGFDDAQPDASFYMGENAEIIPWETTIIDLDQFPAPDLVIEVAYSSLADDQGEKRLLYESLGVKEYWIIDVQAVKIIAFKVENRGSYRIEQSQVLPGLEMGILEEAFRRSRQTNHGKVSAWLLSQFQG
- a CDS encoding McrB family protein, whose product is MAIDNLGKESIIEFGLQKILKIYEHIYDELYDWYYAWYEDILFDYIYFKFDLDLFRIPRNYVSNIVDIEYETSYFDFRILDWLKTNWTKLVQSRFYNFIDHCEIKIDLVVFVFVYFKKIYDFDFNSNLDIFKEVYIRLFQELDIEIYSVIELINFKLGINEIDPGKDYEDNQLLDIINNNIVDLIILQTRKISECLELVFGGKYYLDKSMEETLKIEIDHSFLENEFDDFERENTEFYEQEIKIKQILDNWEEVEIDESLLAARKLAYYFDGQIIDLLEYNDKNFFTGDKKNMQSKNLPAFSYDSVLPKYLFSSQTFEIIEQLSIKYNQGLSSFLSFTQKNNEKIEEFIEQPFNQLCCAVFNKLPRIITSRYTQPKWYQAELKQALGVDNILYIKLNQNSLSFGVDKNKQRDLLFNNLINRETSWELGNCVDLESLFSLSHHEIVISKNDLINYSTNKIINLIEEKFRNHHNLIKSDLLIKYNLHECSKETGIDEAELQRWVNNINRKGQIILQGPPGTGKTFIAKKLAEHFTRGRDGFSEIIQFHPSYSYEDFIQGIRPQTENGQLTYDLVPGRFLEFCQKAESYDDICVLIIDEINRANLSNVFGELMYLLEYRDQEINLAGSNEPFKIPENVRIIGTMNTADRSIALVDHALRRRFGFIKIAPNYNILKRYHENKEINFSIDQLIQVLQDINKMINDPNYEIGISFFMIGNIKDNLQDIWEMEIEPYLEEYFYNSLDKIEEFRWDKVKIKLDYNSIDYSPF
- a CDS encoding glutathione S-transferase N-terminal domain-containing protein is translated as MLLLQFSTSHYCRKARLALGYKGISYQVENLTPGLHTLKLKPLTGLTTVPVLLPQLEGQPQAIADSTQIFKYLEHHYPQPPLFLSDLQQQTQAALLEDWLDESIGTATRFVXNLHN